The Glycine soja cultivar W05 chromosome 8, ASM419377v2, whole genome shotgun sequence genome has a window encoding:
- the LOC114422354 gene encoding inositol oxygenase 1-like, whose amino-acid sequence MTILIEQSDHFGAEVEAKTEPINERELVLDGGFLITQTNSFGHMFRAYNDAESERHEGVENFYRKNHTYQSIDFVKKMREEYAKLNRVEMSIWECCELLNEVVDESDPDLDEPQIEHLLQTAEAIRRDYPDEDWLHLTGLIHDLGKVLNLPSFGGLPQWAVVGDIFPVGCRFDESIVHHKYFKENPDYNNPAYNTKYGIYSERCGLNNVMMSWGHDDYMYLVAKENDTTLPSAALFIIRYHSFYALHKEGAYKHLMNDEDFENLKWLHIFNKYDLYSKSKIRIDVERVRPYYLSLIEKYFPAKLKW is encoded by the exons ATGACTATCCTCATTGAGCAATCTGATCACTttg GGGCTGAAGTAGAGGCAAAGACTGAACCAATAAATGAGAGAGAACTGGTGTTGGATGGTGGATTTCTGATAACACAGACCAACTCATTTGGGCACATGTTTAG GGCTTATAATGATGCTGAAAGTGAGAGGCATGAAGGAGTGGAGAACTTCTACAGAAAAAATCACACTTACCAATCAATTGATTTC gtgaagaaaatgagagaggaGTACGCAAAATTGAACAGGGTAGAGATGAGCATATGGGAATGTTGTGAACTCCTTAATGAAGTGGTGGATGAGAGTGACCCTGACTTGGATGAACCTCAGATTGAACACTTGCTCCAGACAGCCGAAGCTATAAGGAGGGACTACCCTGATGAAGATTGGTTGCACCTAACTGGCCTTATCCATG ATCTTGGCAAGGTGCTGAATTTGCCTAGTTTTGGAGGACTTCCTCAATGGGCTGTAGTAG GGGACATATTCCCTGTTGGTTGCAGATTTGATGAGTCCATTGTTCACCACAAG TATTTTAAGGAAAATCCAGACTACAACAATCCAGCATACAACACTAAATATGGGATTTACTCAGAGAGATGTGGACTTAACAATGTGATGATGTCATGGGGACACGATGACTACATGTATCTA GTGGCAAAGGAGAATGATACTACACTGCCCTCTGCGGCTTTGTTCATTATAAGATACCATTCATTCTATG CATTACATAAGGAAGGAGCCTATAAGCACTTGATGAATGATGAGGATTTTGAGAATCTGAAATGGCTCCATATTTTCAA CAAATATGACCTTTACAGCAAGAGCAAAATTCGAATTGATGTTGAAAGGGTCAGACCGTACTATCTGTCCCTCATTGAAAAG TACTTCCCTGCAAAGCTGAAGTGGTGA
- the LOC114422343 gene encoding probable LRR receptor-like serine/threonine-protein kinase At1g05700, whose translation MERETRRIVILNVWAWLALVSLFTIHTNSALENNNPGFISIDCGSEAAYSHTETGIWFETDNDYVGTGSNHMVSSNVNLNYRDYGRQLNTLRCFPKGERNCYTLKPQHGKNNSSKYLIRAFFSYGNYDGKNEAPSFDMYIGVNLVDKVNLTDYADTYWFTEIIQTVSSESIDVCLVKSGPTIPCIASLELRPLNTSIYHTPTAAPQPLLYLQLRIDVGSSALPPPYGDYYFRYKDDVYDRIWRCDLDDTNGWYPLVMESLNLDSGRRSSDIYKLPSQVLRTAVQSPNVSHPLQFDYDNLYAPLDKPYEYYVYFHFLEIQQLPIGKKRIINITLNYQTILTQPLVLEYLKPVTIAPQKTSSGSVLFNVSATSESDAPPILNAFEVYKLITQLDLPTQARDVGAIVDIKSAYQISRLNWQGDPCVPKQYAWDGLICSSYNTVPRITSLNLSSSNLKGQINMSFSYLTELEILDLSQNELEGSLPEFLAQLPKLKILNVTGNKLSGPIPKALKEKADLQLSVEGNPYLCTSSTCRKRKKVVIPLVVTFVGAFIILSIVSLSFLRRRRLQGVMGTKKLSCFNKIEYVNSNKQEFTYAEVLSITNNFEKVVGKGAYGTVYYGFKGETQVAVKILSPSTQGFQQFQTEAKILTRVHHTCLTPLIGYCNEATALIYKYMAYGDLANHLSDKNQILLSWKQRLQIALDSATGLEYLHKYCKPPIVHRDVKTSNILLDEDFHAKVSDFGLSKIFSNECDTHVLTKIAGTPGYMDPEYQITNKLTEKSDVYSFGIVLLEIITGHPAILKTHENTHIVQWVNSMLADEGEIDSIMDPRLQGIYDSETASQVVHVAMACLAPSSIKRPTMDQVVKELKQCFPMENIDDSICIFTEFSVASISGESSLAR comes from the exons ATGGAAAGAGAAACACGACGGATTGTCATCTTAAACGTATGGGCATGGCTTGCCTTGGTTTCACTTTTCACTATTCATACCAATTCAGCACTAGAAAATAACAACCCCG GTTTCATAAGCATTGATTGTGGATCAGAAGCAGCTTATTCCCACACCGAAACTGGAATTTGGTTTGAGACAGACAATGATTATGTTGGAACAGGAAGCAATCATATGGTTTCATCGAATGTGAACTTAAACTATCGCGATTATGGGAGACAGTTGAACACACTGAGATGCTTCCCAAAAGGAGAGAGGAACTGCTACACCCTGAAACCACAGCATGGTAAAAATAACAGTAGCAAGTATCTCATAAGGGCTTTCTTTTCATATGGAAACTATGATGGCAAAAATGAAGCTCCTTCTTTTGACATGTACATTGGAGTCAATCTTGTGGACAAAGTTAATCTCACTGATTACGCCGACACTTACTGGTTCACGGAGATTATTCAGACTGTGTCAAGTGAAAGCATAGATGTGTGCCTTGTTAAAAGTGGCCCCACAATCCCTTGCATTGCTTCATTGGAATTGAGACCTTTGAACACTTCCATTTATCACACTCCCACCGCTGCTCCACAACCACTATTATATCTTCAGCTAAGGATTGACGTTGGCTCCTCTGCATTGCCTCCACCTTATGGAGACTA ttacttTAGGTACAAAGATGACGTGTATGATCGGATATGGCGGTGTGACCTCGATGATACGAATGGTTGGTATCCCTTGGTTATGGAATCTCTTAACTTGGACAGTGGAAGAAGAAGCAGTGATATTTATAAGTTGCCCTCCCAAGTACTAAGAACTGCAGTCCAATCTCCAAACGTCTCGCACCCTTTACAATTTGACTATGACAATCTTTATGCGCCCCTGGACAAACCTTATGAGTACTACGTCTACTTTCACTTTCTTGAAATTCAGCAACTTCCCATtggtaaaaaaagaatcattaatATCACCCTTAACTACCAAACCATTCTCACACAACCTTTGGTTCTTGAATACCTCAAGCCTGTCACCATTGCGCCTCAAAAAACAAGTTCTGGTTCTGTCTTGTTCAATGTTAGTGCCACGTCAGAATCGGATGCTCCACCTATCCTCAACGCCTTCGAGGTCTATAAGTTGATAACACAACTTGATTTGCCCACACAGGCTAGAGATG TTGGTGCTATTGTGGACATCAAAAGTGCGTACCAGATCTCTAGATTGAATTGGCAAGGAGACCCATGTGTTCCAAAGCAATATGCATGGGATGGTCTCATTTGCAGCTCCTACAACACCGTTCCAAGAATCACATCTTT GAACCTGAGCTCAAGCAATCTGAAGGGGCAGATAAATATGTCATTCTCATACCTTACCGAACTAGAAATCCT GGATTTGTCACAAAACGAACTGGAAGGATCTTTACCAGAATTTCTGGCACAATTGCCAAAGTTAAAAATTCT TAATGTGACAGGGAACAAGCTTTCGGGTCCAATTCCTAAGGCTCTCAAGGAAAAGGCAGATTTGCAATTAAG TGTTGAGGGAAATCCATATCTTTGCACCTCTAGTACGTGCCGCAAGAGAAAGAAGGTAGTAATTCCGTTGGTAGTAACATTTGTGGGAGCCTTCATCATTCTTTCGATAGTATCACTTTCTTTTTTAAGAAGACGACGACTACAAG GTGTCATGGGTACGAAGAAGCTGAGTTGTTTCAACAAAATTGAGTATGTGAACTCAAATAAACAAGAATTCACCTACGCAGAGGTTCTAAGCATCACCAATAACTTTGAGAAGGTTGTGGGTAAAGGAGCATATGGAACTGTCTACTATGGTTTCAAAGGTGAAACACAAGTAGCAGTGAAGATTCTCTCTCCCTCAACTCAAGGTTTTCAGCAATTTCAGACAGAG GCAAAAATTCTCACTAGAGTACACCATACATGCTTGACTCCTCTAATTGGATATTGCAATGAAGCCACGGCGCTCATATATAAATACATGGCCTACGGAGACTTGGCAAACCATCTTTCAG ATAAAAACCAAATTTTGCTAAGTTGGAAACAGAGACTTCAAATTGCTCTGGATTCAGCAACAG GGTTGGAGTATCTGCATAAATATTGTAAGCCTCCAATTGTGCACAGAGATGTCAAGACTAGCAACATTTTACTTGACGAAGATTTCCACGCTAAAGTTTCTGATTTTGGGTTGTCAAAGATCTTTTCAAATGAATGTGACACCCATGTACTAACAAAAATCGCAGGCACCCCGGGATACATGGACCCTGA ATATCAAATAACAAACAAGTTGACTGAAAAAAGTGACGTCTATAGTTTTGGAATTGTTCTATTAGAGATTATCACAGGGCACCCTGCTATCTTGAAAACCCACGAGAATACTCACATAGTTCAGTGGGTAAATTCCATGTTAGCTGATGAAGGAGAAATTGATAGTATTATGGATCCAAGGTTACAGGGAATATATGACTCTGAGACTGCATCGCAAGTTGTACATGTTGCAATGGCTTGTCTAGCTCCGAGTTCTATTAAGAGGCCAACAATGGATCAAGTGGTCAAAGAATTAAAACAATGTTTTCCCATGGAGAATATTGATGATAGTATATGTATATTCACTGAATTCTCTGTGGCATCAATTAGCGGAGAGAGTTCTCTAGCGAGGTAG